One window of the Solanum stenotomum isolate F172 chromosome 11, ASM1918654v1, whole genome shotgun sequence genome contains the following:
- the LOC125843578 gene encoding THO complex subunit 4A-like produces the protein MAEGALDMTLDDLIKKNKTGTGGKPRGRGRGAASTSSAGPSRRFPNRSNNRDAPYSTAKAPEASWNHDMFAADQAVAFGQAGGRASSIETGTKLYISNLDYGVSNEDIKELFSEIGDLKRYAVHYDRSGRSKGTAEVVFSRRQDALAGVKRFNNVQLDGKPMKIEIVGTNIVTPTPPFSNGASGFGDTNGVPSRYALLLTKLFNWTKILFEIFYFAI, from the exons ATGGCTGAGGGAGCTTTGGATATGACTCTCGACGATCTCATCAAGAAGAATAAGACCGGTACCGGAGGTAAACCTCGCGGCAGAGGCCGCGGCGCTGCCTCCACCTCCAGTGCTGGACCTTCTCGACGGTTCCCTAATCGTTCTAATAACCGAGATGCACCTTATTCCACCGCCAag GCCCCTGAAGCGTCGTGGAATCATGATATGTTCGCGGCAGATCAAGCCGTCGCCTTTGGACAAGCTGGTGGTCGGGCGTCTTCCATAGAGACTGGGACTAAACTCTACATCTCCAATCTTGATTACGGCGTCTCCAATGAGGATATCAAG GAGCTCTTTTCAGAAATTGGTGACTTGAAACGTTATGCTGTTCATTATGATAGGAGTGGAAGATCAAAG GGAACGGCAGAGGTGGTTTTCTCACGTAGACAAGATGCGCTAGCTGGTGTTAAAAGGTTCAACAATGTTCAGCTTGATGGGAAGCcaatgaaaattgaaattgttgGAACCAACATTGTCACTCCTACTCCCCCTTTTTCCAATGGTGCTTCTGGTTTTGGAGATACTAATGGAGTTCCTAGCAGGTATGCTCTGTTACTCACCAAGCTGTTCAATTGGACCAAAATTTTGTTTGAGATTTTCTATTTTGCTATTTGA
- the LOC125843576 gene encoding uncharacterized protein LOC125843576 isoform X5: protein MPTVSTTRSSAYLTALTQEIEKKFQRALTSPSQRRNLLQELFADIALEVDDRAKEIILGTEDAIMVAEERAEGPTCYYYVLADHFVHVPQNGKPILDLIVQLWSQSFAANIFSLLFHKWLFEVQLENSEVLLRYSSALVQGATNVFWIDIQTNTRRFQSLFKYLLEEVALVPDRLKKIPLQAQRDLFLFLSRFIFFYKLGDKLVSFSRQFPDFPNAFLIGGAADIFVTELADQLQKLKVEPVLLHYLSQLKFLQGLELRMATSTRLKTCLYSFTSPGAPMYPTRAVRHAAWDALDLLYHVGRYPRHIISLFFRLLYPWYWPSSFWNFIKSCILTVFYSLLRLIFSSWDKVRSRPKEQ from the exons ATGCCTACCGTTTCAACAACTCGAAGCTCCGCTTACCTCACAGCTCTTACACAAGAGATTGAAAAGAAGTTTCAGCGT GCATTGACTTCGCCCTCACAGAGGCGTAACTTGCTGCAAGAGCTTTTCGCTGATATAGCTTTGGAAGTAGATGATCGAGCAAAAG AGATAATACTTGGCACCGAGGATGCTATTATGGTTGCAGAGGAACGGGCTGAAGGACCGACATGCTACTACTATGTGCTTGCTGATCATTTTGTCCATGTACCTCAGAATGGAAAACCGATCCTTGATTTAATCGTCCAACTGTGGAGCCAATCTTTTGCGGCAAATATTTTTTCACTCCTTTTCCATAAGTGG TTGTTTGAGGTTCAACTTGAAAATTCTGAAGTCCTCCTCCGATACTCATCAGCTCTTGTTCAAGGAGCTACAAATGTATTCTG GATTGACATCCAAACAAACACAAGGCGTTTCCAGAGTCTTTTTAAG TATCTGCTCGAGGAAGTTGCCCTTGTTCCTGACCGATTAAAGAAGATCCCTTTGCAG GCCCAAAGAGATCTATTTCTCTTCCTCTCAAGgttcatatttttctataaGCTAG GTGACAAACTAGTAAGTTTCTCAAGGCAATTCCCTGATTTCCCGAATGCTTTCTTGATTGGTGGTGCAGCAGATATATTTGTCACTGAACTAGCTGATCAG CTTCAAAAACTAAAAGTGGAGCCAGTGTTGTTGCATTATCTCTCCCAATTGAAGTTCCTTCAAG GATTAGAGTTGAGAATGGCTACTAGTACAAGATTGAAAACTTGCTTGTATAGCTTCACGTCACCAGGTGCTCCCATGTACCCAACAAGAGCTGTCCGCCATGCAGCATGGGATGCATTAGATTTGCTGTATCAT GTCGGACGATACCCTCGGCATATTATAAGTCTCTTTTTCCGTTTGCTGTATCCTTGGTATTGGCCTTCTTCATTTTGGAACTTTATAAAGTCATGCATTCTGACAGTGTTCTATTCTCTTTTGAGGTTAATATTTTCTAGTTGGGATAAAGTGAGGAGTAGACCAAAGGAGCAATGA
- the LOC125843576 gene encoding uncharacterized protein LOC125843576 isoform X3, whose translation MPTVSTTRSSAYLTALTQEIEKKFQRALTSPSQRRNLLQELFADIALEVDDRAKEIILGTEDAIMVAEERAEGPTCYYYVLADHFVHVPQNGKPILDLIVQLWSQSFAANIFSLLFHKWLFEVQLENSEVLLRYSSALVQGATNVFWIDIQTNTRRFQSLFKYLLEEVALVPDRLKKIPLQAQRDLFLFLSRFIFFYKLGDKLGSFLRQFPDFPNAFLIGGAADIFVTELADQLQKLKVEPVLLHYLSQLKFLQGLELRMATSTRLKTCLYSFTSPGAPMYPTRAVRHAAWDALDLLYHVGRYPRHIISLFFRLLYPWYWPSSFWNFIKSCILTVFYSLLRLIFSSWDKVRSRPKEQ comes from the exons ATGCCTACCGTTTCAACAACTCGAAGCTCCGCTTACCTCACAGCTCTTACACAAGAGATTGAAAAGAAGTTTCAGCGT GCATTGACTTCGCCCTCACAGAGGCGTAACTTGCTGCAAGAGCTTTTCGCTGATATAGCTTTGGAAGTAGATGATCGAGCAAAAG AGATAATACTTGGCACCGAGGATGCTATTATGGTTGCAGAGGAACGGGCTGAAGGACCGACATGCTACTACTATGTGCTTGCTGATCATTTTGTCCATGTACCTCAGAATGGAAAACCGATCCTTGATTTAATCGTCCAACTGTGGAGCCAATCTTTTGCGGCAAATATTTTTTCACTCCTTTTCCATAAGTGG TTGTTTGAGGTTCAACTTGAAAATTCTGAAGTCCTCCTCCGATACTCATCAGCTCTTGTTCAAGGAGCTACAAATGTATTCTG GATTGACATCCAAACAAACACAAGGCGTTTCCAGAGTCTTTTTAAG TATCTGCTCGAGGAAGTTGCCCTTGTTCCTGACCGATTAAAGAAGATCCCTTTGCAG GCCCAAAGAGATCTATTTCTCTTCCTCTCAAGgttcatatttttctataaGCTAG GTGACAAACTAGGAAGTTTCTTAAGGCAATTCCCTGATTTCCCGAATGCTTTCTTGATTGGTGGTGCAGCAGATATATTTGTCACTGAACTAGCTGATCAG CTTCAAAAACTAAAAGTGGAGCCAGTGTTGTTGCATTATCTCTCCCAATTGAAGTTCCTTCAAG GATTAGAGTTGAGAATGGCTACTAGTACAAGATTGAAAACTTGCTTGTATAGCTTCACGTCACCAGGTGCTCCCATGTACCCAACAAGAGCTGTCCGCCATGCAGCATGGGATGCATTAGATTTGCTGTATCAT GTCGGACGATACCCTCGGCATATTATAAGTCTCTTTTTCCGTTTGCTGTATCCTTGGTATTGGCCTTCTTCATTTTGGAACTTTATAAAGTCATGCATTCTGACAGTGTTCTATTCTCTTTTGAGGTTAATATTTTCTAGTTGGGATAAAGTGAGGAGTAGACCAAAGGAGCAATGA
- the LOC125843575 gene encoding putative pentatricopeptide repeat-containing protein At5g59900 isoform X2 → MNPSLSRSRQFSGHIRHRRTISTTRKFNNQGNDKNFIATLNEIVRSKRSWNIALNSTISTRLKTHHVEQILLQTLDDSRLALRFFNFLGLHKNFYHSTMSFCILIHSLVQSNLYWPATSLLQTLLQRKVNPSFVFDNLLDVYKRFNFGHTLGFDLLIQNYVQDRRVMDSVLIVRLMMKHSLVPELKTLSTVLNGLIRIRQFDLVLQLFDNAVNSGVKPDEYIYTAVLKSLCELKDFEKAKEMMNWVERSGSKVSVILYNILIHGFCKGGRVWEAVEIKSLLVSKGLNADTVTYCSLILGLCKVNEFQLARRLVDEMLGLLLVPREAVVSSVVDGLRREGDCVAAYRLVDMTGKVGVVPNLFVYNALLNSLCKDGKLDDAESLFNRMEDKGLCPNSVTYSIMIDSFCKQGRLDAAVLLYNRMLDNEVELTIYPYNSLINGYCKAGKCSAAESMFNEIIDKGLTPTVVTYTSLIDGYCKEREVQKAFRLYHEMTGKGISPNTFTFTALISGFCRAHMMVEASKLFDEMVKMNVTPNEVTYNVLIEGYCKDGNTIKAFELLDEMLKKGLVPDTYTYRSLITGLCAKGQVSEAKEFVDDLQNQRHYLNEMCFSALLHGYCKEGRLKDALTTSDEMAEKGISMDLLCYGVLIYGTLKHHDWKYLLNIMKEMHDRGMKPDEVIYTSMLNAYGKVGDLKKAFKCWDIMVSEGCFPNMVTYTVMINNLCKAGLVDKAEIFYKEMLAKGLTPNQFTYSCFLDYLTDEGYMVEAKQLHDAMLKGYLANTVTYNIIIRGLCRLDQIQEAMDILLEMKDNGISPDCWLITFSFMVAASLENCPRHLNCVMR, encoded by the exons ATGAACCCTTCCCTTAGCCGGAGCAGGCAATTCTCCGGTCACATTCGCCACCGGCGAACTATTTCCACAACGCGCAAATTCAACAACCAAGGAAACGACAAAAACTTCATAGCAACTCTAAATGAAATCGTTCGGAGCAAACGGAGCTGGAATATAGCACTGAACAGCACCATTTCCACCAGACTGAAAACCCATCACGTAGAGCAAATTCTACTTCAAACCCTTGATGATTCTAGGTTGGCTTTACGGTTCTTCAATTTTCTTGGCCTTCACAAGAACTTTTATCATTCAACGATGTCGTTTTGCATTCTAATACATTCCCTTGTTCAGTCCAATCTTTATTGGCCTGCTACTTCACTTTTGCAGACCCTATTGCAAAGAAAAGTGAACCCAAGTTTTGTTTTTGACAATTTGTTAGATGTGTATAAAAGATTCAATTTTGGTCACACTTTGGGTTTTGATTTGCTAATCCAAAATTATGTTCAGGATAGGAGAGTAATGGATTCTGTGTTGATTGTTAGGCTTATGATGAAGCATTCATTAGTACCAGAATTAAAGACTTTAAGCACTGTGCTAAATGGGTTGATTAGAATAAGacagtttgatttggttttgcaATTGTTTGATAATGCAGTAAATTCAGGTGTTAAGCCTGATGAGTATATTTATACAGCTGTGCTTAAAAGTTTGTGTGagttgaaagattttgaaaaggCTAAGGAAATGATGAATTGGGTTGAGAGAAGTGGGAGTAAAGTGAGTGTTATTTTATACAACATATTGATTCATGGGTTCTGTAAGGGTGGAAGAGTTTGGGAAGCTGTTGAAATTAAAAGTTTGTTGGTTAGCAAAGGATTGAATGCTGATACTGTCACATATTGTTCTTTGATTTTGGGGCTGTGTAAAGTGAATGAATTTCAGCTTGCTCGAAGGTTAGTGGATGAGATGTTGGGGCTGCTTTTGGTTCCTCGTGAGGCTGTAGTGTCGAGTGTTGTTGACGGGTTGAGGAGAGAGGGTGATTGTGTAGCTGCTTATAGATTAGTTGATATGACAGGGAAAGTTGGAGTTGTGcccaatttatttgtttataatgcATTGCTTAATTCTCTGTGCAAAGATGGGAAGTTGGATGACGCAGAGTCTCTTTTTAATAGAATGGAGGATAAAGGGTTGTGCCCAAATAGTGTAACTTATTCCATCATGATTGACTCTTTCTGCAAACAAGGGAGATTAGATGCTGCAGTTCTTCTTTATAATAGAATGCTTGATAATGAGGTAGAATTAACCATATACCCTTACAATTCTCTCATCAATGGCTATTGCAAGGCTGGAAAATGCAGTGCGGCGGAATCTATGTTTAATGAGATAATTGATAAAGGATTGACCCCAACTGTTGTAACCTATACTTCATTGATAGATGGTTACTGCAAGGAAAGAGAAGTGCAGAAGGCCTTTAGGCTTTACCATGAGATGACTGGCAAAGGAATCTCACCTAATACTTTCACTTTCACTGCACTAATCTCTGGTTTTTGCCGTGCACACATGATGGTAGAAGCAAGTAAGTTATTTGATGAGATGGTGAAAATGAATGTAACTCCTAATGAGGTCACTTATAATGTCTTGATTGAAGGATATTGTAAAGATGGAAACACCATAAAGGCTTTTGAATTGCTAGATGAAATGTTGAAGAAGGGTCTCGTTCCTGACACATATACGTACAGATCTCTGATAACTGGACTTTGTGCAAAAGGTCAAGTATCTGAAGCAAAAGAGTTTGTTGATGACCTTCAAAACCAGCGTCATTATCTGAATGAAATGTGTTTCTCTGCTCTCTTACATGGTTATTGTAAGGAAGGAAGATTAAAGGATGCACTAACCACTTCTGATGAGATGGCAGAAAAGGGAATAAGCATGGACCTTTTGTGCTACGGTGTACTTATATATGGAACTCTAAAGCATCATGATTggaaatatttattaaatataatgaaGGAGATGCACGACCGAGGAATGAAGCCTGATGAAGTAATATACACCAGCATGCTCAATGCATATGGAAAAGTTGGTGATCTTAAAAAAGCTTTTAAATGCTGGGATATAATGGTCAGTGAAGGATGCTTCCCAAATATGGTGACGTATACTGTGATGATAAATAACTTGTGCAAGGCTGGATTAGTAGATAAAGCAGAGATATTCTACAAGGAAATGTTAGCTAAAGGGTTGACACCTAACCAGTTCACATATAGTTGTTTCCTTGATTATCTCACTGATGAAGGGTACATGGTAGAAGCTAAACAGCTTCATGATGCAATGCTTAAAGGGTACCTTGCAAATACTGTAACATACAATATTATTATACGGGGATTGTGCAGATTAGACCAAATTCAGGAAGCGATGGATATTTTGCTTGAAATGAAGGACAATGGTATCTCCCCAGATTGC TGGCTTATAACCTTTTCATTTATGGTTGCTGCATCGCTGGAGAATTGTCCAAGGCATTTGAATTGCGTGATGAGATGA
- the LOC125843575 gene encoding putative pentatricopeptide repeat-containing protein At5g59900 isoform X1 produces MNPSLSRSRQFSGHIRHRRTISTTRKFNNQGNDKNFIATLNEIVRSKRSWNIALNSTISTRLKTHHVEQILLQTLDDSRLALRFFNFLGLHKNFYHSTMSFCILIHSLVQSNLYWPATSLLQTLLQRKVNPSFVFDNLLDVYKRFNFGHTLGFDLLIQNYVQDRRVMDSVLIVRLMMKHSLVPELKTLSTVLNGLIRIRQFDLVLQLFDNAVNSGVKPDEYIYTAVLKSLCELKDFEKAKEMMNWVERSGSKVSVILYNILIHGFCKGGRVWEAVEIKSLLVSKGLNADTVTYCSLILGLCKVNEFQLARRLVDEMLGLLLVPREAVVSSVVDGLRREGDCVAAYRLVDMTGKVGVVPNLFVYNALLNSLCKDGKLDDAESLFNRMEDKGLCPNSVTYSIMIDSFCKQGRLDAAVLLYNRMLDNEVELTIYPYNSLINGYCKAGKCSAAESMFNEIIDKGLTPTVVTYTSLIDGYCKEREVQKAFRLYHEMTGKGISPNTFTFTALISGFCRAHMMVEASKLFDEMVKMNVTPNEVTYNVLIEGYCKDGNTIKAFELLDEMLKKGLVPDTYTYRSLITGLCAKGQVSEAKEFVDDLQNQRHYLNEMCFSALLHGYCKEGRLKDALTTSDEMAEKGISMDLLCYGVLIYGTLKHHDWKYLLNIMKEMHDRGMKPDEVIYTSMLNAYGKVGDLKKAFKCWDIMVSEGCFPNMVTYTVMINNLCKAGLVDKAEIFYKEMLAKGLTPNQFTYSCFLDYLTDEGYMVEAKQLHDAMLKGYLANTVTYNIIIRGLCRLDQIQEAMDILLEMKDNGISPDCVSYSTIIYEFCRRGDLLGARGLWESMLTNGLKPDAVAYNLFIYGCCIAGELSKAFELRDEMIRSGLKVTHATYASLIHGT; encoded by the coding sequence ATGAACCCTTCCCTTAGCCGGAGCAGGCAATTCTCCGGTCACATTCGCCACCGGCGAACTATTTCCACAACGCGCAAATTCAACAACCAAGGAAACGACAAAAACTTCATAGCAACTCTAAATGAAATCGTTCGGAGCAAACGGAGCTGGAATATAGCACTGAACAGCACCATTTCCACCAGACTGAAAACCCATCACGTAGAGCAAATTCTACTTCAAACCCTTGATGATTCTAGGTTGGCTTTACGGTTCTTCAATTTTCTTGGCCTTCACAAGAACTTTTATCATTCAACGATGTCGTTTTGCATTCTAATACATTCCCTTGTTCAGTCCAATCTTTATTGGCCTGCTACTTCACTTTTGCAGACCCTATTGCAAAGAAAAGTGAACCCAAGTTTTGTTTTTGACAATTTGTTAGATGTGTATAAAAGATTCAATTTTGGTCACACTTTGGGTTTTGATTTGCTAATCCAAAATTATGTTCAGGATAGGAGAGTAATGGATTCTGTGTTGATTGTTAGGCTTATGATGAAGCATTCATTAGTACCAGAATTAAAGACTTTAAGCACTGTGCTAAATGGGTTGATTAGAATAAGacagtttgatttggttttgcaATTGTTTGATAATGCAGTAAATTCAGGTGTTAAGCCTGATGAGTATATTTATACAGCTGTGCTTAAAAGTTTGTGTGagttgaaagattttgaaaaggCTAAGGAAATGATGAATTGGGTTGAGAGAAGTGGGAGTAAAGTGAGTGTTATTTTATACAACATATTGATTCATGGGTTCTGTAAGGGTGGAAGAGTTTGGGAAGCTGTTGAAATTAAAAGTTTGTTGGTTAGCAAAGGATTGAATGCTGATACTGTCACATATTGTTCTTTGATTTTGGGGCTGTGTAAAGTGAATGAATTTCAGCTTGCTCGAAGGTTAGTGGATGAGATGTTGGGGCTGCTTTTGGTTCCTCGTGAGGCTGTAGTGTCGAGTGTTGTTGACGGGTTGAGGAGAGAGGGTGATTGTGTAGCTGCTTATAGATTAGTTGATATGACAGGGAAAGTTGGAGTTGTGcccaatttatttgtttataatgcATTGCTTAATTCTCTGTGCAAAGATGGGAAGTTGGATGACGCAGAGTCTCTTTTTAATAGAATGGAGGATAAAGGGTTGTGCCCAAATAGTGTAACTTATTCCATCATGATTGACTCTTTCTGCAAACAAGGGAGATTAGATGCTGCAGTTCTTCTTTATAATAGAATGCTTGATAATGAGGTAGAATTAACCATATACCCTTACAATTCTCTCATCAATGGCTATTGCAAGGCTGGAAAATGCAGTGCGGCGGAATCTATGTTTAATGAGATAATTGATAAAGGATTGACCCCAACTGTTGTAACCTATACTTCATTGATAGATGGTTACTGCAAGGAAAGAGAAGTGCAGAAGGCCTTTAGGCTTTACCATGAGATGACTGGCAAAGGAATCTCACCTAATACTTTCACTTTCACTGCACTAATCTCTGGTTTTTGCCGTGCACACATGATGGTAGAAGCAAGTAAGTTATTTGATGAGATGGTGAAAATGAATGTAACTCCTAATGAGGTCACTTATAATGTCTTGATTGAAGGATATTGTAAAGATGGAAACACCATAAAGGCTTTTGAATTGCTAGATGAAATGTTGAAGAAGGGTCTCGTTCCTGACACATATACGTACAGATCTCTGATAACTGGACTTTGTGCAAAAGGTCAAGTATCTGAAGCAAAAGAGTTTGTTGATGACCTTCAAAACCAGCGTCATTATCTGAATGAAATGTGTTTCTCTGCTCTCTTACATGGTTATTGTAAGGAAGGAAGATTAAAGGATGCACTAACCACTTCTGATGAGATGGCAGAAAAGGGAATAAGCATGGACCTTTTGTGCTACGGTGTACTTATATATGGAACTCTAAAGCATCATGATTggaaatatttattaaatataatgaaGGAGATGCACGACCGAGGAATGAAGCCTGATGAAGTAATATACACCAGCATGCTCAATGCATATGGAAAAGTTGGTGATCTTAAAAAAGCTTTTAAATGCTGGGATATAATGGTCAGTGAAGGATGCTTCCCAAATATGGTGACGTATACTGTGATGATAAATAACTTGTGCAAGGCTGGATTAGTAGATAAAGCAGAGATATTCTACAAGGAAATGTTAGCTAAAGGGTTGACACCTAACCAGTTCACATATAGTTGTTTCCTTGATTATCTCACTGATGAAGGGTACATGGTAGAAGCTAAACAGCTTCATGATGCAATGCTTAAAGGGTACCTTGCAAATACTGTAACATACAATATTATTATACGGGGATTGTGCAGATTAGACCAAATTCAGGAAGCGATGGATATTTTGCTTGAAATGAAGGACAATGGTATCTCCCCAGATTGCGTAAGTTACTCAACTATCATTTATGAATTCTGTAGGAGGGGTGATCTGTTAGGAGCAAGAGGCTTGTGGGAATCCATGTTGACTAATGGTCTGAAGCCTGATGCAGTGGCTTATAACCTTTTCATTTATGGTTGCTGCATCGCTGGAGAATTGTCCAAGGCATTTGAATTGCGTGATGAGATGATAAGAAGTGGTCTGAAGGTGACTCATGCAACATATGCTTCTTTAATCCATGGAACCTGA
- the LOC125843576 gene encoding uncharacterized protein LOC125843576 isoform X4 produces MPTVSTTRSSAYLTALTQEIEKKFQRALTSPSQRRNLLQELFADIALEVDDRAKEIILGTEDAIMVAEERAEGPTCYYYVLADHFVHVPQNGKPILDLIVQLWSQSFAANIFSLLFHKWLFEVQLENSEVLLRYSSALVQGATNVFWIDIQTNTRRFQSLFKYLLEEVALVPDRLKKIPLQAQRDLFLFLSRFIFFYKLGDKLGSFLRQFPDFPNAFLIGGAADIFVTELADQLQKLKVEPVLLHYLSQLKVLQGLELRMATSTRLKTCLYSFTSPGAPMYPTRAVRHAAWDALDLLYHVGRYPRHIISLFFRLLYPWYWPSSFWNFIKSCILTVFYSLLRLIFSSWDKVRSRPKEQ; encoded by the exons ATGCCTACCGTTTCAACAACTCGAAGCTCCGCTTACCTCACAGCTCTTACACAAGAGATTGAAAAGAAGTTTCAGCGT GCATTGACTTCGCCCTCACAGAGGCGTAACTTGCTGCAAGAGCTTTTCGCTGATATAGCTTTGGAAGTAGATGATCGAGCAAAAG AGATAATACTTGGCACCGAGGATGCTATTATGGTTGCAGAGGAACGGGCTGAAGGACCGACATGCTACTACTATGTGCTTGCTGATCATTTTGTCCATGTACCTCAGAATGGAAAACCGATCCTTGATTTAATCGTCCAACTGTGGAGCCAATCTTTTGCGGCAAATATTTTTTCACTCCTTTTCCATAAGTGG TTGTTTGAGGTTCAACTTGAAAATTCTGAAGTCCTCCTCCGATACTCATCAGCTCTTGTTCAAGGAGCTACAAATGTATTCTG GATTGACATCCAAACAAACACAAGGCGTTTCCAGAGTCTTTTTAAG TATCTGCTCGAGGAAGTTGCCCTTGTTCCTGACCGATTAAAGAAGATCCCTTTGCAG GCCCAAAGAGATCTATTTCTCTTCCTCTCAAGgttcatatttttctataaGCTAG GTGACAAACTAGGAAGTTTCTTAAGGCAATTCCCTGATTTCCCGAATGCTTTCTTGATTGGTGGTGCAGCAGATATATTTGTCACTGAACTAGCTGATCAG CTTCAAAAACTAAAAGTGGAGCCAGTGTTGTTGCATTATCTCTCCCAATTGAAGGTCCTTCAAG GATTAGAGTTGAGAATGGCTACTAGTACAAGATTGAAAACTTGCTTGTATAGCTTCACGTCACCAGGTGCTCCCATGTACCCAACAAGAGCTGTCCGCCATGCAGCATGGGATGCATTAGATTTGCTGTATCAT GTCGGACGATACCCTCGGCATATTATAAGTCTCTTTTTCCGTTTGCTGTATCCTTGGTATTGGCCTTCTTCATTTTGGAACTTTATAAAGTCATGCATTCTGACAGTGTTCTATTCTCTTTTGAGGTTAATATTTTCTAGTTGGGATAAAGTGAGGAGTAGACCAAAGGAGCAATGA
- the LOC125843576 gene encoding uncharacterized protein LOC125843576 isoform X1, which yields MPTVSTTRSSAYLTALTQEIEKKFQRALTSPSQRRNLLQELFADIALEVDDRAKEIILGTEDAIMVAEERAEGPTCYYYVLADHFVHVPQNGKPILDLIVQLWSQSFAANIFSLLFHKWLFEVQLENSEVLLRYSSALVQGATNVFWIDIQTNTRRFQSLFKYLLEEVALVPDRLKKIPLQAQRDLFLFLSRFIFFYKLGDKLGSFLRQFPDFPNAFLIGGAADIFVTELADQLQKLKVEPVLLHYLSQLKVLQGLELRMATSTRLKTCLYSFTSPGAPMYPTRAVRHAAWDALDMLYPVGRYPRHIISLFFRLLYPWYWPSSFWNFIKSCILTVFYSLLRLIFSSWDKVRSRPKEQ from the exons ATGCCTACCGTTTCAACAACTCGAAGCTCCGCTTACCTCACAGCTCTTACACAAGAGATTGAAAAGAAGTTTCAGCGT GCATTGACTTCGCCCTCACAGAGGCGTAACTTGCTGCAAGAGCTTTTCGCTGATATAGCTTTGGAAGTAGATGATCGAGCAAAAG AGATAATACTTGGCACCGAGGATGCTATTATGGTTGCAGAGGAACGGGCTGAAGGACCGACATGCTACTACTATGTGCTTGCTGATCATTTTGTCCATGTACCTCAGAATGGAAAACCGATCCTTGATTTAATCGTCCAACTGTGGAGCCAATCTTTTGCGGCAAATATTTTTTCACTCCTTTTCCATAAGTGG TTGTTTGAGGTTCAACTTGAAAATTCTGAAGTCCTCCTCCGATACTCATCAGCTCTTGTTCAAGGAGCTACAAATGTATTCTG GATTGACATCCAAACAAACACAAGGCGTTTCCAGAGTCTTTTTAAG TATCTGCTCGAGGAAGTTGCCCTTGTTCCTGACCGATTAAAGAAGATCCCTTTGCAG GCCCAAAGAGATCTATTTCTCTTCCTCTCAAGgttcatatttttctataaGCTAG GTGACAAACTAGGAAGTTTCTTAAGGCAATTCCCTGATTTCCCGAATGCTTTCTTGATTGGTGGTGCAGCAGATATATTTGTCACTGAACTAGCTGATCAG CTTCAAAAACTAAAAGTGGAGCCAGTGTTGTTGCATTATCTCTCCCAATTGAAGGTCCTTCAAG GATTAGAGTTGAGAATGGCTACTAGTACAAGATTGAAAACTTGCTTGTATAGCTTCACGTCACCAGGTGCTCCCATGTACCCAACAAGAGCTGTCCGCCATGCAGCATGGGATGCATTAGATATGCTATATCCT GTCGGACGATACCCTCGGCATATTATAAGTCTCTTTTTCCGTTTGCTGTATCCTTGGTATTGGCCTTCTTCATTTTGGAACTTTATAAAGTCATGCATTCTGACAGTGTTCTATTCTCTTTTGAGGTTAATATTTTCTAGTTGGGATAAAGTGAGGAGTAGACCAAAGGAGCAATGA